One part of the Terrimicrobium sacchariphilum genome encodes these proteins:
- the treY gene encoding malto-oligosyltrehalose synthase, whose product MSEQNFPRIPSATYRLQFHAGFTVRDALEILDYLSDLGISDVYSSPYFQASPTSTHGYDVADHNRLNPAVGDASDFHAFSQGLKERSMGQVLDFVPNHMGIGESLNTWWLETLEDGIASPYARYFDIDWQSGKEALADRVLLPILGDRYGRVLENDDFHLVFQDGAFVLNYYETRLPINPRTYPLILRATLASLEGEELDMMRDVIASFGALGRVTDEPDAKQKAKSRLAEIAVRPRIRHAIDLALKSFAGTKGDPASFDALHELLEGQYYRLSYWRVAAEEINYRRFFDINTLAAIRIEIPEVFEAAHKLVFELLARGAVTGLRIDHIDGLWNPRQYVQRLQDRVAKMAGTSTDKPLYLVVEKILEVAREELPADWPVHGTTGYEFANQAVQVLVDGRNHKAFDRLYSRFIDEDLIYADLVYAKKKLTMDILLRSEVSALGRRLNELSELHRDFRDLTQNTLTSAVEEVIACFPVYRTYVSEDGVVSPLDEKVILRAIVAARRRNPTIEKAVFDFLRGVLLLKLPDRLTEEQRKAHVDFVMRFQQCSGPVMAKGLEDTTFYIYNRLVALNEVGGNPGMFGISIEEFHRLNQERAERWPHCMLATSTHDTKRSEDTRMRLVALSEIPEDWNSAIRAWSRMNRKHRTKIDDLIAPSPNEEYLLYQALAGIWPIGEVDDVLRESIVARVQEYMTKALKEAKVNSSWTEPNAAWEEAVMKFIDAILDAERSQEFLSSFSAFTARLARLGAWNSLVQTVLKCTCPGVPDFYQGTELLDLSLVDPDNRRPVDYGLRRKLLDEVSSECPRNLLSHVEDGRMKLFAIRSLLRFRRDHQRLFGDGDYQPLEVDGPLSHRVIAYQRTSSDGILVVCVPRFFAGLGETPWGEIWKGTTVKGLSLGTWCNLLTEAAMETDGKLDLAMAFSDMPGAVLWQPTES is encoded by the coding sequence ATGAGCGAGCAAAATTTTCCCCGTATTCCGTCGGCAACTTATCGTCTTCAGTTTCATGCGGGCTTTACTGTACGCGATGCACTGGAAATCCTGGACTATCTGAGTGACCTCGGCATCAGTGATGTCTATTCCTCTCCTTATTTTCAGGCGTCGCCAACGAGCACGCACGGCTACGACGTTGCGGATCATAACCGGCTGAATCCCGCAGTGGGTGATGCCTCGGATTTTCATGCCTTCAGCCAGGGGCTGAAGGAGCGATCAATGGGGCAGGTGCTGGATTTTGTTCCAAACCACATGGGTATCGGCGAGTCCTTGAATACCTGGTGGCTTGAGACGCTCGAGGATGGTATTGCCTCTCCCTATGCCCGCTATTTTGATATCGATTGGCAGTCCGGCAAGGAGGCGCTGGCGGATCGTGTGCTGCTTCCCATCCTGGGGGATCGTTACGGGCGGGTGCTGGAGAATGATGACTTCCATCTCGTTTTTCAGGATGGCGCTTTTGTTCTCAATTATTATGAAACCCGTTTACCGATCAATCCTCGGACATATCCCTTGATCCTGCGTGCGACTCTCGCGAGCCTTGAGGGAGAGGAGCTGGATATGATGCGCGATGTCATCGCCAGTTTTGGGGCTTTGGGCCGTGTCACAGACGAGCCTGACGCGAAACAGAAGGCGAAGAGTCGTCTGGCGGAGATCGCTGTCCGACCGCGGATTCGGCATGCGATCGATCTTGCCTTGAAGTCTTTCGCTGGGACGAAGGGCGACCCTGCTTCTTTTGATGCGCTCCATGAATTGCTCGAGGGGCAATATTACCGGCTGAGCTATTGGCGGGTGGCGGCAGAGGAAATCAACTACCGCCGTTTTTTTGATATCAATACGCTTGCGGCGATCCGCATCGAGATTCCTGAGGTATTTGAGGCTGCCCACAAGCTGGTTTTCGAACTCCTGGCCAGAGGGGCGGTCACAGGGCTGCGAATTGACCACATTGATGGCCTGTGGAATCCCCGGCAATATGTGCAGCGACTTCAGGATCGCGTTGCCAAGATGGCTGGGACCAGCACGGACAAGCCACTCTACCTCGTGGTTGAAAAAATTCTTGAGGTGGCTCGCGAGGAATTGCCAGCGGACTGGCCGGTTCATGGAACGACTGGGTATGAATTCGCAAATCAGGCTGTACAGGTGCTGGTCGACGGCCGGAACCACAAGGCCTTTGACCGGCTTTACTCGCGCTTCATCGACGAGGACCTGATCTACGCGGATCTGGTCTATGCCAAAAAGAAACTCACGATGGACATCCTGCTGCGGAGTGAGGTCTCTGCCTTGGGGCGGCGGTTGAATGAGTTGTCCGAACTTCATCGTGACTTCAGGGATCTGACACAGAATACCCTGACCAGTGCCGTCGAGGAGGTGATTGCCTGTTTCCCGGTTTACAGAACATACGTCAGCGAGGACGGGGTCGTGTCGCCTCTGGATGAGAAAGTCATTTTGCGGGCCATCGTGGCAGCGCGTCGACGCAATCCCACCATCGAAAAAGCGGTATTCGACTTTCTCAGGGGAGTGCTCTTGCTCAAACTGCCTGATCGGCTCACCGAGGAACAACGCAAGGCACATGTGGATTTTGTCATGCGGTTCCAGCAATGCAGTGGGCCGGTGATGGCCAAGGGACTGGAGGATACCACATTCTACATCTACAACCGGCTCGTGGCGCTGAATGAGGTGGGAGGAAATCCCGGCATGTTCGGTATCTCCATCGAGGAATTTCATCGCCTGAATCAGGAGCGAGCTGAGCGCTGGCCTCATTGCATGCTGGCGACCTCAACGCATGACACCAAGAGGAGCGAGGATACTCGGATGAGGCTTGTCGCCTTGTCCGAAATCCCGGAGGACTGGAATTCCGCAATACGTGCGTGGTCGCGGATGAATCGCAAGCATCGGACGAAGATCGATGATCTCATCGCTCCCTCACCGAACGAGGAGTATCTGCTTTATCAGGCTCTCGCTGGCATCTGGCCGATCGGAGAAGTCGACGATGTTTTACGGGAAAGTATCGTGGCCCGGGTTCAGGAGTATATGACGAAGGCGTTGAAGGAGGCCAAGGTCAACAGCAGTTGGACAGAGCCCAACGCTGCGTGGGAGGAAGCGGTCATGAAGTTTATTGACGCAATTCTCGATGCGGAGAGGAGTCAGGAATTTCTCTCCAGCTTCTCGGCTTTCACGGCAAGGCTGGCCCGACTGGGTGCATGGAACTCCCTGGTCCAAACCGTCCTGAAATGTACTTGTCCCGGAGTGCCGGATTTCTATCAAGGCACTGAACTGCTGGACCTCAGTCTGGTAGATCCGGACAATCGACGCCCGGTTGACTACGGCTTGCGTCGGAAGCTTTTGGATGAGGTTTCAAGCGAGTGTCCCAGGAATCTTCTGTCTCACGTGGAAGATGGGCGGATGAAGCTCTTTGCCATCCGCTCCCTGCTGCGATTCCGCCGCGACCATCAACGCCTGTTTGGCGATGGAGACTACCAGCCTCTTGAGGTCGATGGGCCGCTGAGTCACCGGGTGATTGCCTACCAGCGCACCTCCAGCGATGGAATACTGGTCGTGTGTGTGCCTCGTTTCTTCGCCGGCCTCGGAGAAACTCCCTGGGGTGAGATCTGGAAAGGGACTACTGTCAAAGGGCTGTCTCTGGGAACGTGGTGCAACCTGCTCACGGAGGCGGCCATGGAAACTGATGGCAAGCTGGATTTGGCAATGGCATTCAGCGATATGCCAGGCGCTGTCCTCTGGCAGCCCACAGAGTCTTGA
- a CDS encoding response regulator: MSDSKTDKATEAKRRVLIVDDHPVFRHGITALINAEADLEVCGEAASSPSALEAMRTLKPDVALLDISLPGTNGIELIKLMKSEQPKLPLLMLSMHDESLYALRALKAGALGYVMKAEALTHVLDALRKVLKGEIYVSPRLSERLIFQAIQTAEGGSGSPVDRLSDRELEVLELLGRGYGTKEIAGELHLSVKTIETHRAHIKEKLGFRDAGEMVRFAIDWVAQEKA, translated from the coding sequence ATGAGTGACTCGAAAACAGACAAGGCCACTGAAGCCAAGCGCCGGGTATTGATCGTGGATGACCATCCGGTATTCCGCCACGGTATCACGGCATTGATCAACGCAGAGGCGGATCTGGAGGTCTGCGGTGAAGCTGCCTCCTCGCCTTCCGCCCTGGAGGCCATGCGCACTCTGAAGCCGGATGTAGCTCTCCTGGACATTTCTCTGCCGGGAACCAATGGTATTGAGCTGATCAAACTCATGAAGTCGGAGCAGCCCAAGCTCCCTCTCCTCATGCTCTCAATGCACGACGAATCTCTCTACGCCCTCCGTGCACTCAAAGCGGGAGCATTGGGCTACGTCATGAAAGCGGAGGCCCTGACACACGTCCTCGACGCCCTTCGCAAGGTCCTTAAAGGAGAAATCTACGTCAGCCCCAGGCTTAGCGAGCGTCTAATCTTCCAGGCGATCCAGACTGCGGAGGGCGGCAGTGGATCACCAGTCGACCGACTTTCCGATCGTGAGCTGGAGGTGCTTGAGCTCCTCGGACGCGGCTATGGCACCAAGGAAATCGCCGGAGAACTGCACCTGAGTGTAAAGACGATCGAAACCCATCGTGCGCATATCAAGGAGAAGCTCGGATTTCGCGACGCCGGTGAGATGGTGCGCTTTGCCATCGACTGGGTTGCCCAGGAGAAAGCCTGA
- a CDS encoding PAS domain-containing sensor histidine kinase, which produces MATVEDDSINPNGDHGQRFEPLLDALPVGRLSVDRENIIRQWSKGAAAIFGWDAHEVMGQPLHKLVDWNRVSENTGGSVQEQEVETTRKSGEPVELKLLHLADSVDETLILAEDITEQKFLERALLEATEREQRRIGQELHDHLCQHLLGAAFAAKALAGALERDGSNHASALHDLARLINDSVTQARDISRGLHPVELDSAGLMSALQELATRASHSIRCDFHCKKNILVENSIAARNAYRIAQEAVTTAIQQSGASHITLTLSKKNDSICLEILDNGKSEGELTKEPYGTAVRTLRYRAQAMRGEVHFHFEPGRGTRVICTFPNPHE; this is translated from the coding sequence ATGGCTACGGTAGAGGATGACTCGATAAACCCGAATGGTGACCACGGGCAGCGGTTCGAGCCACTGCTCGACGCCCTGCCCGTGGGTCGCCTCAGCGTTGACCGGGAAAACATCATCCGGCAATGGAGCAAGGGCGCTGCCGCAATATTTGGATGGGATGCACACGAGGTCATGGGACAGCCGCTCCATAAATTGGTGGATTGGAATCGCGTGAGCGAAAACACCGGTGGTTCCGTTCAGGAACAGGAGGTGGAAACCACACGCAAGTCCGGCGAACCCGTGGAACTCAAGCTCCTGCATCTTGCTGATTCCGTCGACGAGACGCTCATCCTGGCGGAGGATATCACGGAGCAAAAGTTCCTCGAACGCGCTCTCCTGGAAGCAACAGAACGGGAGCAACGCCGAATCGGCCAGGAACTTCATGATCATCTCTGCCAGCACTTGTTAGGCGCGGCATTCGCCGCTAAAGCGCTGGCAGGGGCCTTGGAGCGGGATGGCTCCAATCACGCCTCGGCGCTCCATGATCTCGCCAGGCTCATCAATGACTCCGTCACTCAGGCTCGGGATATATCCCGAGGCCTGCATCCGGTGGAACTTGACTCAGCCGGGCTTATGTCGGCTTTGCAGGAACTTGCGACGCGCGCCAGCCATTCGATTCGATGCGACTTCCACTGCAAGAAGAACATCCTTGTGGAGAATTCCATCGCCGCGCGCAATGCGTACCGAATCGCCCAAGAGGCGGTGACCACAGCCATCCAGCAATCTGGAGCCTCCCATATCACCCTCACCCTTTCGAAGAAGAACGATTCGATTTGCCTCGAAATTCTCGATAATGGAAAGTCCGAGGGTGAATTGACCAAGGAGCCCTACGGAACTGCTGTTCGTACCCTGCGCTACAGGGCGCAGGCAATGCGAGGTGAAGTCCATTTTCATTTTGAGCCCGGCAGAGGGACCCGGGTGATCTGTACATTTCCAAATCCTCATGAGTGA
- a CDS encoding DUF1328 domain-containing protein: MLSWALTFLVVALIAAALGFSGIAGSAAWIAQVLFGLFLILFIISLIFRGRPPVA; the protein is encoded by the coding sequence ATGCTTAGTTGGGCACTCACATTCTTGGTTGTAGCACTGATAGCAGCAGCGCTCGGATTCAGCGGCATTGCGGGATCCGCAGCCTGGATTGCTCAGGTGCTGTTTGGTTTATTCCTCATTCTGTTCATCATTTCCCTCATCTTCCGGGGACGGCCTCCGGTCGCCTGA
- a CDS encoding response regulator has translation MEDRGRALSIFIVENHEDTLQYLGKYLSMVGHSVRSARDMASALEDLRSVPVDVLISDIGLPDGDGWELMRRIRESGVLPFGIAMSGYGMRADKEKSLSAGFRHHLVKPFGPDELDTVLKEAAAEISAQ, from the coding sequence ATGGAAGATCGAGGCCGTGCATTGTCCATTTTTATCGTCGAGAACCACGAGGACACCCTCCAATATCTTGGCAAGTATCTTTCCATGGTAGGTCATTCGGTGCGCAGCGCGCGCGACATGGCCTCCGCTCTTGAGGACCTGCGATCGGTCCCGGTAGATGTCCTGATATCCGACATCGGTCTTCCCGATGGGGATGGGTGGGAGTTGATGCGCCGCATCCGGGAAAGTGGCGTGCTTCCCTTTGGGATCGCGATGAGCGGATACGGAATGCGAGCTGACAAGGAAAAAAGCCTTTCCGCTGGATTTCGCCATCATTTGGTCAAACCCTTCGGTCCCGACGAACTCGATACCGTCCTGAAGGAAGCTGCCGCTGAGATTTCCGCCCAGTAA
- a CDS encoding CBS domain-containing protein yields MKQKESKKGGRVRDVASAHPSALDVTTSTKSAGEKLKRLNTEKFPVAKGDKLVGRTNDLNPERSAARFGHDPESTTIGETELSEAVYCYEDQSSDEAKKIMLENGLEHMPVVDRELRIVGIVSLKSLKTGEVPEPPKTKKRKAA; encoded by the coding sequence ATGAAGCAAAAGGAATCCAAAAAAGGGGGGCGGGTGAGGGATGTAGCTTCGGCCCACCCATCCGCTCTCGACGTGACCACCTCGACCAAATCAGCGGGGGAAAAGTTGAAACGGCTCAATACAGAGAAGTTTCCTGTCGCCAAGGGCGATAAGCTCGTTGGACGGACGAACGATCTCAATCCCGAGCGATCTGCTGCGCGGTTCGGACACGATCCAGAGTCCACCACCATAGGGGAAACGGAACTGAGCGAGGCAGTGTACTGCTATGAAGATCAATCGTCCGACGAAGCAAAAAAGATCATGTTGGAGAATGGACTCGAACATATGCCGGTCGTCGACCGCGAACTGCGAATTGTCGGGATCGTTTCCCTCAAGTCGTTGAAAACAGGAGAGGTGCCGGAACCCCCGAAGACCAAAAAACGAAAGGCGGCCTAG